The following are encoded in a window of Candidatus Auribacterota bacterium genomic DNA:
- a CDS encoding small basic protein → MSRHPSFGGSGKVKARRNVLKRFERIDILKAKGKLKEGDSPLGLPKTKVTE, encoded by the coding sequence ATGAGCAGACATCCGAGCTTCGGCGGGAGCGGGAAGGTTAAGGCGAGGAGGAATGTCCTCAAGAGGTTCGAGCGCATTGACATTCTCAAGGCCAAGGGAAAATTAAAAGAAGGGGATTCCCCGCTCGGCCTGCCCAAGACGAAGGTGACGGAGTAA
- a CDS encoding SH3 domain-containing protein has translation MRTNILQQGGVSIFRVAACVAGVAACNPGISLAGQIGFPCVGEINTDRVNLRAGRSLNYEILARLDRDTRVTVCGRVSGWYCVMPPRDVPFWVSSRYISGGSVLTGRLNVRAKPSASSTVVCQLSRGERVEEIEKRGEWTSISPPRGTYLWVSSELIDLLPDEKGSEKPEKLSSEEEDEEEKAMEVEEQPVASAPPRVEGAMIEGQPGAPATIRLEMAGIPRAYEGRIVRSEESAISGADHSLVAGFLRMRVLCLLKSRATNLSYYEGDSVKVWGYEMGRSTSGIPVLDVRRIEVQ, from the coding sequence ATGAGGACGAACATATTGCAGCAAGGGGGTGTCTCTATCTTTCGTGTTGCGGCGTGCGTGGCCGGCGTTGCGGCATGCAATCCAGGCATTTCGCTCGCGGGGCAGATCGGTTTCCCCTGCGTCGGGGAGATAAACACTGACCGTGTCAACCTGCGCGCGGGGAGGAGTCTGAACTACGAAATCCTCGCGCGGCTCGACAGGGACACGCGAGTGACCGTGTGCGGCCGGGTCTCGGGCTGGTATTGCGTCATGCCGCCCAGGGATGTCCCGTTCTGGGTCTCGAGCCGTTATATCTCCGGAGGGAGCGTGCTCACCGGCCGCCTCAATGTCCGCGCAAAGCCGTCGGCGAGTTCAACGGTGGTCTGCCAGCTCTCGAGGGGTGAGCGGGTTGAGGAAATCGAGAAGCGAGGGGAGTGGACTTCGATCAGTCCGCCCCGCGGGACATACCTATGGGTGAGTTCCGAGCTCATTGACCTTCTGCCCGACGAGAAGGGGAGCGAGAAGCCGGAGAAGCTGTCTTCCGAGGAGGAGGATGAGGAGGAGAAAGCCATGGAGGTAGAGGAGCAGCCAGTCGCTTCTGCACCGCCGAGGGTGGAGGGGGCGATGATCGAGGGGCAGCCAGGGGCCCCCGCAACCATACGGCTGGAGATGGCCGGAATCCCCCGCGCCTACGAGGGCAGAATAGTGAGGTCGGAAGAGAGCGCCATTTCGGGAGCGGACCACAGCCTCGTCGCGGGATTTCTGCGCATGCGGGTTCTGTGCCTCCTCAAGTCGAGGGCGACCAACCTCTCCTACTATGAAGGCGACAGCGTGAAGGTGTGGGGATATGAGATGGGCCGGTCCACGTCAGGGATACCGGTGCTCGACGTGAGGCGCATTGAGGTGCAGTGA
- a CDS encoding pseudouridine synthase — translation MMQRLQKILAEAGYGSRRACEELIVQGRVCVNGMRVSDIGTRADASQDTITLDAERVRLEKKVYCALNKPRGYLCTNSDERGRRTIFDLLRRVPQRLYAVGRLDLDAEGLVVLTNDGDFTHRVAHPRGGVGKTYQVCIERPLSPKAREVLERGVFLDGRKTLPASVLKRERSGRGEMITIRIREGRKRQLKRMFLAVGCPVKRLRRIAIGELKLGALPVGGYRFLGEEELDKLFERKESSGAHSRTHRIRRSAQ, via the coding sequence ATGATGCAAAGACTCCAAAAAATATTGGCTGAGGCGGGGTATGGGTCGCGGCGTGCGTGCGAAGAGCTCATTGTCCAGGGTCGCGTCTGCGTCAATGGGATGCGGGTGAGTGATATTGGAACCCGCGCCGATGCGTCACAGGATACAATCACCCTCGACGCGGAAAGGGTCAGGCTCGAGAAAAAGGTGTATTGTGCACTCAATAAACCGCGAGGGTATCTTTGCACGAACTCCGACGAGCGCGGGCGGAGGACAATTTTCGATCTCCTGCGGCGGGTCCCGCAGAGGTTGTACGCCGTGGGGCGTCTCGACCTGGATGCGGAGGGCCTCGTGGTGCTCACCAACGACGGGGATTTTACCCATCGCGTCGCGCACCCGCGCGGCGGTGTCGGCAAAACATACCAGGTATGCATAGAGCGGCCGCTCTCGCCGAAGGCGAGGGAGGTCCTGGAGCGAGGCGTATTCCTCGATGGCAGAAAAACCCTCCCCGCGAGCGTGCTGAAGCGGGAGCGGTCGGGCAGGGGAGAGATGATCACCATAAGGATCAGGGAGGGGAGGAAGCGTCAGCTCAAGAGGATGTTTCTCGCGGTGGGATGTCCCGTGAAGCGGTTGCGGAGGATCGCGATCGGCGAACTGAAACTCGGGGCGCTCCCGGTGGGCGGATACCGGTTCCTCGGGGAAGAGGAATTGGATAAGCTATTCGAGCGAAAGGAGTCGTCGGGGGCACATTCACGAACGCATCGCATACGGAGGAGCGCGCAATGA